From Ramlibacter tataouinensis, the proteins below share one genomic window:
- a CDS encoding alpha/beta hydrolase, with the protein MTRTAVQATSEFYQASPAVRLFRLAITASQRVWPALAVRAACRLFLTPLPPKWMHRRKRWDAQWRIERWPFEDASLTLYSPAAAPHGPVVLLVHGWGGHAGQLLPLAETLAAQGLRPVLVEMPAHGRSAGATSTLPQFTRAIDYVAARLRQQGFQLRALVGHSLGASAGALVASRGLPVDRLVLLAPPASPPEYTRLFAHVFGLTEATRAAMQRRIEAREGLLMPQFEPDAVGPRIHMPTLVVHDRQDSINRFADGQAYAHAVRGAQLLATEGLGHRKILKDAQVLGRVAIFLA; encoded by the coding sequence ATGACCCGCACCGCTGTCCAGGCCACCTCCGAGTTCTACCAGGCCAGTCCCGCCGTGCGCCTGTTCCGCCTGGCGATCACGGCGTCGCAGCGCGTCTGGCCCGCGCTGGCCGTGCGCGCCGCCTGCCGGCTGTTCCTCACGCCGCTGCCGCCGAAATGGATGCATCGGCGCAAACGCTGGGATGCGCAGTGGCGGATTGAACGCTGGCCGTTCGAGGACGCCAGCCTCACCCTCTATTCACCGGCCGCGGCACCGCACGGCCCGGTCGTGCTGCTGGTGCACGGCTGGGGCGGCCATGCCGGCCAGCTGCTGCCCCTGGCCGAGACGCTGGCCGCGCAGGGCCTGCGGCCGGTGCTGGTGGAGATGCCGGCGCACGGCCGCAGCGCCGGCGCGACCAGCACGCTGCCGCAGTTCACCCGCGCCATCGACTATGTGGCCGCGCGCCTGCGGCAGCAGGGCTTCCAGCTGCGCGCGCTGGTCGGGCACTCGCTGGGCGCCAGCGCCGGCGCCCTGGTCGCCAGCCGCGGCCTGCCGGTCGACCGGCTGGTGCTGCTGGCGCCGCCGGCCTCGCCGCCGGAATACACGCGGCTGTTCGCCCATGTGTTCGGGCTGACCGAGGCGACGCGCGCGGCGATGCAGCGCCGCATCGAGGCGCGCGAGGGCCTGCTGATGCCGCAGTTCGAGCCGGACGCCGTCGGCCCGCGCATCCACATGCCGACGCTGGTGGTGCACGACCGCCAGGACAGCATCAACCGTTTCGCCGACGGTCAGGCCTACGCGCATGCGGTGCGCGGCGCCCAGTTGCTGGCCACCGAGGGCCTGGGGCACCGGAAGATCCTGAAGGACGCCCAGGTGCTCGGGCGGGTGGCGATCTTTCTCGCGTGA
- a CDS encoding HAF repeat-containing protein, with protein sequence MGSHKWTSRLIPAMLLLVGGGATAQSYRVVDVATLAQGNAAVVRGPNLKNEGVGGGTLAGTGSSAGGQRKGLLLAAGAVRQISGLGNTDDTIVYGQNDGGALVGSSNTESALRAFAGTQAGAVRELPPLSGDTSSAAYGVDKQGQAVGFSSGAGGQRAVVWDASGTPSALPGVPNVSGTRAIDINERGDVVGSASTAAGQRPILWPKGQPPTELPLLAGDATGEASAINARGDVAGYSANASGTRRATVWRSNAAAVDLGTLAGGDFSQAFGINGSGDIVGTSNSRAVLWPGSGGIQDLNSLIPPSAFRLTKAVGINNNGTIIATGHDIPAGHGAEHAHEDEHDLPVRVFLLIRSGGGP encoded by the coding sequence ATGGGTTCACACAAGTGGACCTCGCGGCTCATCCCCGCGATGCTGCTGCTGGTGGGCGGCGGCGCCACCGCGCAAAGCTACAGGGTGGTCGACGTTGCCACGTTGGCGCAAGGCAACGCGGCGGTTGTCCGCGGACCCAACTTGAAGAACGAAGGTGTGGGAGGCGGCACGCTGGCGGGCACCGGCAGCAGCGCGGGCGGCCAGCGAAAAGGACTGCTGTTGGCCGCCGGGGCGGTGCGGCAGATTTCCGGGCTGGGCAACACCGACGACACGATCGTCTACGGGCAGAACGATGGCGGCGCTCTTGTGGGCAGCTCCAATACCGAATCAGCCCTTCGGGCGTTCGCCGGTACCCAGGCCGGGGCGGTCAGGGAACTGCCACCCCTCAGCGGCGACACCTCGAGCGCGGCCTATGGGGTCGACAAACAGGGCCAGGCCGTTGGCTTCTCCAGCGGGGCGGGCGGCCAGCGCGCCGTGGTGTGGGATGCCAGCGGCACGCCAAGCGCATTGCCCGGGGTACCGAATGTCTCAGGCACTCGCGCGATCGACATCAACGAGCGCGGCGATGTCGTGGGAAGCGCGAGCACTGCGGCAGGGCAACGGCCCATCTTGTGGCCCAAGGGCCAGCCGCCCACCGAGTTGCCACTGCTGGCGGGCGACGCCACCGGTGAAGCCAGCGCGATCAATGCGCGCGGTGATGTGGCCGGCTATTCGGCCAACGCGTCCGGCACGCGCCGCGCGACGGTGTGGCGTTCGAATGCCGCGGCCGTCGATCTCGGCACGCTGGCGGGCGGTGATTTCAGCCAGGCCTTCGGCATCAATGGCTCCGGGGACATCGTGGGTACCTCCAACAGCCGGGCCGTGCTGTGGCCGGGCAGCGGTGGCATCCAGGACCTGAACAGCCTCATCCCGCCATCGGCATTCAGGCTGACCAAGGCAGTCGGCATTAACAACAACGGCACGATCATCGCGACCGGGCACGACATCCCCGCCGGGCATGGAGCGGAACACGCGCACGAGGATGAGCATGATCTCCCCGTGCGGGTGTTCCTGCTCATTCGTTCGGGAGGCGGCCCGTGA
- a CDS encoding TetR/AcrR family transcriptional regulator, protein MDAKTQKSELTRAAIVGAALDLAASDGLEAISLQEVADRIGLSKSGVFSRVGSREALQKAVIDEFSRRFIADVFVPAMQQPKGLPRLEAIMQRWLLRTRDDEAETGCIFSAGAFELDDREGPLRDHLHGEVVRWRAALRRTILQAMDARHLKPDTDPDQLASELYSLMLGMIHDVRFMRDGRAFERTQATLQRLLATYKT, encoded by the coding sequence ATGGATGCCAAGACCCAGAAGAGCGAGCTCACCCGCGCTGCCATCGTCGGCGCGGCGCTGGACCTCGCGGCTTCGGACGGGCTGGAAGCGATCAGCCTGCAAGAAGTGGCCGACCGCATCGGGCTGTCCAAGAGCGGTGTCTTCTCGCGGGTGGGCTCGCGCGAGGCCCTGCAGAAGGCGGTCATCGACGAGTTCAGCCGGCGCTTCATCGCCGACGTGTTCGTCCCGGCCATGCAGCAGCCCAAGGGGCTGCCGCGGCTGGAGGCGATCATGCAGCGCTGGTTGCTGCGCACCCGCGATGACGAGGCAGAGACCGGCTGCATCTTCTCGGCCGGCGCCTTCGAACTCGACGACCGCGAGGGGCCGCTGCGCGACCACTTGCACGGCGAGGTGGTCCGCTGGCGCGCGGCGCTGCGGCGCACCATCCTGCAGGCGATGGATGCGCGCCACCTCAAGCCCGACACCGACCCCGACCAGCTGGCCAGCGAGTTGTATTCGCTGATGCTGGGCATGATTCACGACGTGCGCTTCATGCGCGACGGCCGCGCCTTCGAGCGCACGCAGGCGACCCTGCAGCGCCTGCTCGCCACCTACAAGACCTAG